The nucleotide sequence CCAGCAGGAAGAGGTTGAGCCAGGCGGCCATGAAGAGATAATAGATCAGGCCGGAGAAGAAGACGAAGGTCCCGCCGACCAGCAGCATGACCCGCCGCGAGCGAAGATGGACCAGCAGGCTGAGCAGGAAGAGCAGGACGAAAAAGGCGCATGGGTTGAAGCTGTCGAGCAGGCCGAGGACGAGGGTGAAGACCGGCAGGGAGAGACTCTCGGGATCGATGTTGCCGAAGAAGGGCACCGCTACCGAAGCGCTTTCCCCCGGCGCCGACCGGGGAGCTTCGGTCGGCGCCGCGGTCGCCGGGGATTCAGCGACGGCGGCCAGGAGGTCGGGACAACCGGCCGCCAGACAGTGGGCCACCGTCGCTTCGATTTCACCGCCGATGCGGGGATTGAAGCCGAACCAGAGCCGGTCGCCGAGTACCGTGGCGGGCGTACTGACGACACCGCCCCCATGACGCTCGGCCAGCGCCAGCAGCAGCTCGAAGTTTTCACGCTGACGCCAGATCTCGTATTCCCGCACCTGCAGCTGCGGATAGCGCCGCTGCAACGCTTCGATGAACGGTTTTTCTTCGGCGCAGTGCGGGCAGTTGGCGGCCCAGAAAAAATGCAGGGTCAGTCCTGATTCGATGTCCCCCCGCCCCGCGGGAGCAGCGCCCGCGGCGAAGAGCGCTGCGCACAACAGCAGCCAGATCCGCATTGTCAGGCGTCCGACGCCGGTCATCACGGCCTCCTCTCCCCGGGTCCGCGCCGTTTCCCCCTGCCGGTTCAGCCATCAGTCTAGCAGAAATTCCACTTGCCGTTCCCCGCCGGAGTTCCCGTCAGCGCAGCGACCCGCCACATTTCCTGATAGAATTCATAAGCAAAGGCAGGGCGAAAGGACACGACCATGAAGCAGACGGATATCTTCTGGCAGACCGCCGACCAGGGCGAACGCCTGGATGAACTGACCACTGGCGACGAAACCCGCAAGGACCTTCCCCTGCGCCGGGACGTCCGCTCCCTGGGGAAGCTGCTGGGGGTGGTCATCCGCGAGCAGGAGGGGGAAGCGACCTACGAGGCGGAGGAGGAACTGCGCCGCCTGGCGATCCGTCACCGGGAGCTGCACGACAGCGGGGCCGAGGCGGAAAACCCGGAAGCTGCGGCCCTGCTGGCGCGCTCCGCCGAGATCATCGGCGGCATGACGGTGGCCGAGGCGCGCCGGATCGTCAAGGCCTTCGCCACCTTTTTCGAGCTCACCAACCTCGCCGAAACCAACCACCGCAAGCGGCGCAGCCGCGCCCACCGCGTCGCCGGCGGCCCGGACAAGCCGGGCTCGCTGCGAGCCACCCTGCGGCGCATGCGCGAGAACGGGATCGATGCCGGCCAGGCGCTGGCGTGGCTCGGGCGGGTGGAGGTCGTGCCGGTCTTCACCGCCCATCCCACCGAGGTCGCACGGCGGGTGGTCCTGTTCAAACGCCGGCGCATCGCCGAGGAGCTCGAGCGGCTCGACCGTCTCCCTCTGGCCGACACCGAGGCGGCCACCAGCCAGGAGTCCATTCTGGCCGAAATCACCGCCCTCTGGCAGTCGGATGAGGTGCGCCGGCGCCAGCCGACGGTCCTCGACGAGATCGCCATGGGCCTCGACCACTACAGCGTTTCGCTGCTCCCCCCCCTTGCCGCTTTCTATGAGGATGTGGCGCTGGCCTTCCGCGAAGTCTACGGGGCCGAGTTCGACCCGGCCGAACTGCCGACGGTGGTCCGCTTCGGCTCCTGGATCGGCGGCGACCGCGACGGCAATCCCTTCGTGACCGCCGCCTGCACCGGTGATGCCCTGCAGAAGGCCAGGGAGTTGATTGTCGCCGACTACCTCAATACCGTCGAGGGACTGCGGCGGCTGGCTACCTCCTCCACCTCGCAGGTCGGGGAGAGCGGGCCGCTGCGGGCGGCGCTGGAGCGCTACGCCGCCCTGCTGCCGCAAGCGGCCCGCGAGGCCGACACCCTGCCGGCGGGCGAGCTCTACCGGCGTCTTCTCGACATCATGCGCTACCGTCTGCGCCGCACCCTGCTGGAGCCGGGAGATGCGGCGGCCTATCCCGATACTGAAGCGCTGCTGGGCGACCTGGAGCTGCTCAGCCGCAGCCTGCAGAGCCAGAAGGGGGTGCG is from Desulfuromonadales bacterium and encodes:
- a CDS encoding thioredoxin family protein, translating into MTGVGRLTMRIWLLLCAALFAAGAAPAGRGDIESGLTLHFFWAANCPHCAEEKPFIEALQRRYPQLQVREYEIWRQRENFELLLALAERHGGGVVSTPATVLGDRLWFGFNPRIGGEIEATVAHCLAAGCPDLLAAVAESPATAAPTEAPRSAPGESASVAVPFFGNIDPESLSLPVFTLVLGLLDSFNPCAFFVLLFLLSLLVHLRSRRVMLLVGGTFVFFSGLIYYLFMAAWLNLFLLAGRMQQVTTVAGAVALLVAALNIKDFFLFHQGPTLSIPESARPRLFKRMRHLLTEDRLPSVLLGTVVLAVAANSYELLCTAGFPMVYTRVLTLHNLERWQYYACLALYNAVYVVPLLTIVLVFTFTLGARKLSEWQGRLLKLVSGLMMLQLGLVLLVDPALLDNALAALAILLLALAATGLIVLISRFAARQ